The proteins below are encoded in one region of Flavobacterium sp. IMCC34852:
- a CDS encoding SdpI family protein has protein sequence MEAILNYLLERTLSIPFLTGVIFVVMALITLGFPPKKINYLYGYRTRASMKNQQVWDFSQRYSSLKMLQIGLVLVAASFVNVFLNLSDGLQVSLGSSLLIIACAYLFFTTERAIRKNFPNN, from the coding sequence ATGGAAGCAATTTTAAATTACCTTTTGGAGAGAACATTAAGTATTCCTTTTTTAACAGGAGTCATTTTTGTAGTAATGGCATTAATAACTTTGGGATTTCCACCCAAGAAAATTAATTATTTATATGGTTACAGAACCAGAGCATCAATGAAAAACCAACAAGTTTGGGATTTTTCCCAACGTTATTCGAGCCTTAAAATGTTGCAGATCGGTTTGGTTTTAGTGGCAGCTTCCTTTGTAAACGTGTTTTTAAATCTAAGTGATGGTTTGCAAGTCAGCTTGGGTTCGTCATTGCTGATTATTGCTTGTGCCTATTTATTCTTTACCACAGAAAGAGCAATTAGAAAAAATTTCCCAAACAATTAA
- a CDS encoding GH3 family domain-containing protein translates to MSIKSFAAKLFAKSIHQKVQSWASKPVETQEKVFRDLMEQAKHTQFGKDHDFAGIKTFEDFAAKVPIRDYEQLKNYVDLVVKGEEDILWKGKPIYFAKTSGTTSGAKYIPLTKESMPFHIEAARNAILSYIHETGKADFVDGKMIFLQGSPILEEKNGIKLGRLSGIVAHFVPKYLQKNRMPSWETNCIEDWETKVDAIVEETFNENMTVISGIPSWVQMYFEKLQQKGGKPVGEIFKNFNLFIYGGVNYEPYRAKFENLIGRKVDSIELFPASEGFFAYQDSQTEKGMLLLLNSGIFYEFVKADEFFTEKPKRYTIGEVELETNYVLIISTNAGLWAYNIGDTVQFTSLKPYRVIVSGRIKHYISAFGEHVIGKEVESALQQAMQGTNVRVNEFTVAPQITPNEGLPYHEWLIEFDSDSSGEPENLEAFALKIDQAMRQQNTYYDDLIVGKVLRTVVITKVAKNGFQDYMKSIGKLGGQNKLPRLSNDRKIADFFKD, encoded by the coding sequence ATGTCTATTAAATCTTTCGCCGCCAAATTATTTGCCAAAAGCATTCATCAAAAAGTCCAATCTTGGGCCTCAAAACCCGTGGAAACCCAAGAAAAAGTTTTCCGTGACTTGATGGAACAAGCTAAACACACTCAGTTTGGCAAAGACCACGATTTTGCCGGCATCAAAACCTTTGAAGACTTTGCCGCTAAAGTGCCAATTAGAGATTACGAGCAACTCAAAAATTACGTTGACCTCGTAGTCAAAGGGGAAGAAGATATTTTATGGAAAGGCAAACCGATTTATTTTGCCAAAACTTCAGGAACTACTTCGGGGGCGAAATATATTCCGTTGACTAAGGAATCGATGCCGTTTCATATCGAAGCCGCGAGAAACGCCATTTTAAGTTATATCCACGAAACCGGGAAAGCCGATTTTGTCGACGGCAAAATGATTTTCCTCCAAGGCAGTCCGATTTTAGAAGAAAAAAACGGTATCAAACTAGGCCGACTTTCAGGGATAGTAGCACATTTTGTTCCGAAATATTTGCAAAAAAACCGCATGCCGAGTTGGGAAACCAATTGTATCGAAGATTGGGAAACCAAAGTAGATGCCATAGTCGAAGAAACATTCAACGAAAATATGACTGTCATTTCCGGTATTCCGTCTTGGGTGCAAATGTATTTTGAAAAACTGCAGCAAAAAGGAGGAAAACCGGTAGGCGAGATATTCAAAAACTTCAATTTATTTATTTACGGCGGTGTCAATTATGAACCTTATCGCGCCAAATTTGAAAATCTTATCGGTCGAAAAGTAGATTCAATAGAGTTGTTTCCGGCTTCCGAAGGCTTTTTTGCATACCAAGATTCGCAAACTGAAAAAGGAATGTTATTGCTTTTGAACTCAGGAATTTTCTACGAATTTGTCAAAGCCGATGAGTTTTTTACCGAGAAACCAAAACGATATACTATTGGCGAAGTGGAATTGGAAACCAATTACGTTTTAATCATCTCCACCAACGCCGGCCTTTGGGCATACAACATTGGCGATACCGTTCAGTTCACCAGTTTGAAACCATATCGCGTTATTGTTTCCGGAAGGATTAAACATTACATTTCGGCCTTTGGTGAACATGTAATCGGGAAAGAAGTTGAAAGCGCTTTACAACAAGCCATGCAAGGAACCAATGTTCGGGTGAATGAGTTTACCGTAGCGCCGCAAATCACGCCAAACGAAGGATTGCCTTATCACGAATGGCTGATTGAATTTGATTCCGATTCCTCGGGAGAACCGGAAAATTTGGAAGCGTTCGCGCTCAAAATCGACCAAGCCATGCGCCAACAAAACACTTATTACGACGATTTAATTGTGGGCAAGGTGTTGCGAACTGTAGTCATCACTAAAGTCGCCAAAAACGGTTTCCAAGACTATATGAAATCCATCGGCAAACTCGGTGGACAAAACAAGTTGCCAAGATTGTCAAACGACCGAAAGATTGCAGATTTTTTTAAAGATTAG
- a CDS encoding carboxypeptidase-like regulatory domain-containing protein codes for MKVTFIITFFFLKIVLVSGQVKGVVKDSLTGQPISYVNIWVENENSATTSEEDGTFSIAVGHDKNLIFSALGYEKKILKANQTAEVFLSSKAFDLEEVIISNSIGTKQITIGLTENTVAQAFDNGPRMDVKYFPNKPDYKKTKYLKKVILYTDSRIEDATVKLRFFKAEANGFPGEEMLQKDLIVSVKTGTKLNKIDLSEFNLSMPKNGLFVGFEKLMIEKNKKEKTVINQNTQTAQVQKIYYPLILYNYVEREALFTFSGGKWHKQESVSNGKTEKVKGYEPAINLILTN; via the coding sequence ATGAAAGTAACATTCATTATAACCTTCTTTTTTCTAAAAATAGTACTGGTTTCAGGACAAGTCAAAGGCGTAGTCAAAGACAGTCTTACAGGCCAACCGATTTCCTATGTCAATATTTGGGTCGAAAATGAAAATAGCGCCACGACTTCTGAAGAAGACGGGACTTTTTCTATAGCGGTCGGACATGATAAAAATCTTATTTTTTCGGCTTTGGGTTACGAAAAAAAAATACTCAAAGCCAATCAAACCGCTGAGGTTTTTTTGAGCTCAAAGGCTTTTGATTTAGAGGAAGTGATAATTTCCAACAGTATCGGAACCAAGCAAATTACTATTGGTTTAACCGAAAACACTGTTGCCCAAGCGTTTGATAACGGACCGAGAATGGACGTTAAATATTTCCCCAACAAACCGGATTATAAGAAAACAAAATACCTTAAAAAGGTCATACTTTACACCGACAGCCGGATAGAAGACGCAACCGTAAAACTTCGATTTTTTAAAGCAGAGGCCAATGGCTTTCCCGGGGAAGAAATGCTCCAAAAAGATTTAATCGTTTCGGTCAAAACCGGAACAAAACTCAACAAAATTGACTTGTCAGAGTTTAATTTAAGCATGCCTAAAAATGGTTTATTTGTGGGTTTTGAAAAATTAATGATAGAAAAAAACAAGAAGGAAAAAACCGTTATAAATCAGAATACCCAAACCGCGCAAGTTCAAAAAATTTATTACCCTTTAATCCTATACAACTATGTTGAAAGAGAGGCTTTATTCACTTTTTCGGGCGGAAAATGGCACAAACAAGAGTCAGTTTCTAACGGAAAAACCGAGAAAGTCAAGGGCTACGAACCCGCAATCAACCTAATACTGACCAACTAA
- a CDS encoding DUF6909 family protein, with amino-acid sequence MKEIKNISRSRAQESSAAIERLYITMRHLFNRGFYKPMGVSGETLREALLSLRPEIYGSIAEEKVELNGLLYVIERLPVGIEECRFINLTSDEGYSKSHFQAIVPPKRRRNCYRIDEEQMNVEITRGRSDIYDILTHLTFIFIESHKIKDRVLLDEANVELTRDWQKLEQAVLQNKKFTQSEKEVAISHAANVLGRSFSEVLDIYDAFGTKEKPDRFLHVIYWLGKLAIEEIVDNNKRTITFSPILRERLGHHIHGEIWATTIKETLKANNLLERPIHIISANMHSVMNSIFATTVLKTKFKDKSDFFIYEELSKSGADSVRNKVEEFALKHGMISLPDQSGTNIDVQIFDTAKIDWAKSSFPKAKIGKESPVLIVMDYAFGEQAFETIDELLKPYKEGKNKTFLKVESVSIMGKAGILEGGKGDIMIPSAHINEGTADNYPFENELTAKMFDGNDIPVYSGPMVTVLGTSLQNKDLLKFFHESTWEVIGLEMEGAYYQKAIQSASKIRKSIHPNVKVRYAYYASDNPLETGSTLASGGLGTTGVKPTYLITIKILEQIFNVK; translated from the coding sequence ATGAAAGAAATTAAAAACATTTCGCGCTCCAGAGCGCAAGAATCGTCGGCAGCTATCGAACGATTGTACATTACCATGAGACATTTATTCAACAGAGGTTTTTACAAACCCATGGGTGTTTCAGGAGAAACTTTAAGAGAAGCTTTATTGTCTCTAAGACCGGAAATTTATGGCAGCATCGCCGAAGAAAAAGTAGAACTCAACGGTTTGCTTTATGTAATTGAAAGACTTCCGGTAGGCATTGAAGAATGTCGTTTTATCAACCTAACTTCAGATGAAGGCTATTCAAAATCACACTTTCAAGCGATAGTTCCACCCAAGAGAAGAAGAAACTGTTATCGCATAGATGAAGAACAAATGAACGTGGAAATTACCCGTGGACGCTCAGACATTTATGATATTTTAACGCATTTGACCTTTATTTTTATCGAATCACACAAAATCAAAGACCGCGTTTTGTTAGATGAAGCCAATGTAGAATTGACCCGAGATTGGCAAAAATTAGAGCAAGCGGTTTTACAAAATAAAAAATTCACACAGTCAGAAAAGGAAGTGGCGATATCACATGCCGCTAATGTTTTGGGCAGAAGTTTTTCGGAAGTCTTAGACATTTATGATGCTTTTGGCACCAAAGAAAAACCGGACAGATTTTTACACGTCATTTATTGGTTAGGCAAATTAGCCATCGAGGAAATTGTTGACAACAATAAAAGAACCATTACTTTCAGTCCGATTTTAAGAGAAAGATTAGGTCACCATATACATGGTGAAATTTGGGCCACCACCATCAAAGAAACTTTAAAAGCCAATAATTTATTAGAAAGACCGATTCATATCATCAGTGCCAACATGCACAGTGTGATGAATTCTATTTTTGCTACTACGGTTTTGAAAACCAAGTTCAAAGACAAATCGGATTTCTTTATTTATGAAGAATTGAGCAAATCCGGCGCTGATTCGGTTAGAAATAAAGTAGAAGAATTCGCTCTGAAACACGGAATGATTTCGTTGCCCGACCAATCAGGAACAAACATCGATGTCCAGATTTTTGATACGGCCAAAATAGACTGGGCTAAATCAAGTTTTCCGAAAGCAAAAATCGGGAAAGAAAGTCCGGTACTTATCGTCATGGATTATGCTTTTGGCGAACAAGCCTTTGAAACCATAGACGAGTTATTAAAACCTTATAAAGAAGGAAAAAATAAAACCTTCCTAAAAGTAGAATCAGTATCTATTATGGGTAAAGCCGGAATTTTGGAAGGCGGAAAAGGCGATATTATGATTCCGTCAGCACACATCAATGAAGGCACAGCAGACAATTATCCTTTTGAAAATGAATTGACCGCCAAGATGTTTGACGGAAATGATATTCCGGTTTATTCGGGACCAATGGTAACCGTATTGGGAACATCGCTTCAGAACAAAGATTTATTAAAATTCTTTCATGAATCCACTTGGGAAGTTATAGGGTTGGAGATGGAAGGCGCATATTATCAAAAAGCGATACAATCGGCTTCTAAAATCAGAAAGAGCATTCACCCGAATGTAAAAGTACGATATGCTTATTATGCGTCAGATAATCCTTTGGAAACCGGAAGCACATTGGCCTCAGGGGGTTTGGGTACCACAGGAGTAAAGCCAACCTATTTGATTACCATTAAAATATTAGAACAAATTTTTAACGTTAAATAA
- the rfbA gene encoding glucose-1-phosphate thymidylyltransferase RfbA, whose product MKGIILAGGSGTRLHPLTLAVSKQLMPIYDKPMIYYPLSTLIWSGIREILIISTPNDLPLFKQLLGDGSSLGCRFEYAVQEAPNGLAEAFIIGKEFIGKDKVALVLGDNIFYGTGLSELLLANNNPDGGIIYAYHVQDPERYGVVDFDGDGNVLSIEEKPEQPKSNYAVPGIYFYDNDVIEIASNIKPSHRGELEITDINKEYLNRGKLKVSILDRGTAWLDTGTFNSLMQASQFVQVIEERQGLKIGAIEEAAYRMGFINAEQLKKLAQPLLKSGYGNHLLSLI is encoded by the coding sequence ATGAAAGGCATCATTCTAGCCGGCGGCTCCGGAACCAGACTTCATCCGCTAACGTTGGCTGTCAGCAAGCAACTAATGCCCATTTATGACAAACCGATGATTTATTATCCTTTGTCAACCTTAATATGGTCGGGAATACGAGAAATATTAATTATTTCAACCCCTAATGATTTGCCGCTTTTTAAACAATTACTGGGAGATGGTTCGAGTTTGGGATGTCGATTTGAGTATGCGGTTCAGGAAGCGCCCAATGGTTTAGCAGAAGCCTTTATAATCGGTAAAGAATTTATCGGAAAAGATAAAGTAGCGTTGGTTTTAGGGGACAATATATTTTACGGTACCGGACTTTCCGAACTGCTTTTGGCCAATAACAATCCCGATGGCGGAATTATTTATGCTTATCACGTGCAAGATCCGGAGCGCTATGGTGTAGTTGATTTTGATGGAGATGGCAACGTTTTATCTATTGAAGAAAAACCTGAGCAGCCCAAATCAAATTATGCCGTTCCCGGCATTTATTTTTACGATAATGACGTTATTGAAATTGCCTCCAATATCAAACCTAGTCACCGTGGTGAATTAGAAATAACCGATATCAATAAAGAGTACCTAAACAGAGGAAAACTCAAAGTAAGCATACTCGACAGAGGAACGGCTTGGTTAGATACAGGAACGTTCAATTCTTTGATGCAAGCCAGTCAATTTGTTCAAGTTATAGAAGAACGACAAGGATTAAAAATCGGAGCCATTGAAGAAGCGGCTTATCGAATGGGCTTCATCAATGCAGAACAGTTAAAAAAATTAGCCCAACCGTTATTAAAAAGTGGTTACGGCAATCATTTGTTAAGTTTGATTTAA
- the rfbC gene encoding dTDP-4-dehydrorhamnose 3,5-epimerase, translated as MNFIPTKLEGCFIIEPKIILDERGYFMESFNEKTFQNGVGQEVHFVQDNQSYSSKGVLRGLHYQTGVHAQAKLLRVLQGEVLDVAVDLRSNSPTYGQYESVILSGENQRQFFVPRGFAHGFLVTSNTAVFFYKCDNFYNKESEAGVIYNDKTINIDWGFPVENLIISEKDRIQPALENAKAVW; from the coding sequence ATGAATTTTATTCCCACAAAACTTGAAGGATGTTTCATTATTGAGCCTAAAATAATTCTCGATGAAAGAGGTTATTTTATGGAAAGTTTTAATGAAAAAACCTTTCAAAATGGTGTCGGACAGGAAGTTCATTTTGTGCAAGACAACCAATCTTATTCTTCCAAAGGGGTTTTACGCGGCTTACATTACCAGACCGGAGTTCATGCTCAAGCCAAACTTTTAAGGGTTTTGCAAGGTGAAGTACTGGATGTAGCAGTCGATTTAAGGTCTAATTCTCCTACTTACGGTCAGTATGAGTCGGTGATTTTAAGCGGAGAAAACCAAAGACAGTTTTTTGTGCCGAGAGGTTTTGCTCACGGATTTTTAGTAACCAGCAATACGGCTGTGTTTTTTTATAAATGTGATAATTTTTACAACAAAGAAAGTGAAGCCGGAGTGATTTATAATGATAAAACCATCAATATAGATTGGGGTTTTCCTGTTGAAAATTTAATCATTTCTGAAAAAGACAGAATCCAACCCGCGTTGGAAAACGCCAAAGCAGTATGGTAG
- the rfbD gene encoding dTDP-4-dehydrorhamnose reductase: MVVLVTGAGGQLGLSLQFIASNYPEIQFVFCSSAVLDISNSERCQQVFAQHQPDYCINAAAYTAVDKAESEPEKAHLINVTGAQNLAKLCKAFNVVLLHVSTDFVFDGSKKSPYTEEDVPNPTNVYGQTKLKGEIAIQEVWEKNFIVRTSWVYSPFGHNFMKTMLRLASERDTLSVVDDQIGSPTHAVDLADALLQIILTNNQQPTTNNFGIYNYSSEGQCSWYDFAGEIFRVNHISINLQPICSSDFPTPAKRPQYSVLDKSKIKNVFGLSIKNWEESLKPLN; the protein is encoded by the coding sequence ATGGTAGTTTTAGTTACAGGAGCCGGCGGTCAATTGGGTCTTAGTTTGCAATTTATTGCGTCAAATTATCCTGAAATCCAGTTTGTTTTTTGTTCTTCTGCGGTATTAGATATTTCAAATTCTGAGCGGTGCCAACAAGTTTTTGCTCAACACCAACCGGATTATTGCATTAACGCGGCGGCTTATACAGCAGTTGATAAAGCCGAAAGTGAACCTGAAAAGGCGCATTTGATTAATGTTACAGGGGCTCAAAATTTAGCGAAGCTTTGTAAGGCTTTCAACGTTGTTTTGCTTCATGTTTCCACCGATTTTGTTTTTGACGGTAGTAAAAAATCGCCCTATACCGAAGAAGATGTGCCCAATCCTACAAACGTTTACGGACAAACCAAATTAAAAGGTGAAATAGCGATTCAAGAAGTCTGGGAAAAAAACTTTATCGTGAGAACTTCTTGGGTTTATTCTCCGTTTGGGCATAATTTTATGAAAACGATGTTGCGATTGGCATCGGAAAGAGATACTTTATCGGTAGTTGATGACCAAATTGGCTCACCAACCCATGCGGTTGATTTGGCGGATGCTTTACTTCAAATTATTTTAACCAACAACCAACAACCGACAACCAACAATTTTGGCATATATAACTACAGTAGTGAAGGACAATGTAGTTGGTACGATTTTGCCGGAGAGATATTCAGAGTTAACCATATTTCAATTAATCTTCAACCTATTTGTTCTTCAGATTTTCCCACACCGGCCAAAAGACCTCAATACAGTGTTTTGGATAAAAGCAAAATCAAGAATGTGTTCGGGTTGTCAATAAAAAATTGGGAAGAGAGTTTAAAACCATTAAACTAA
- a CDS encoding O-antigen ligase family protein, with the protein MNFKTLLLTIPFWIIFCNIFFSSDYNISIKHIQHALFFVIIPIFFSLIPPQFFNKKYLDRYLFILKITCLVIAITYLFSFFYNNSIEEFFIVFQHISSFRTYVYYQFDLFVIHPTYYTTLLVFGAAHSFDLVLKQKKYNELVFVISFIIISFLLLTRLNILLLMTTLILMVFLRSKLKLQQRIVLSLSIVGLIATLALLTPGIKHRFFELVQSFNVKPKDVSYDSTNIRRAIFDCSVAISKEHFLFGVGFENLQAELNACYHSNYDSSFYENHNYMTHNYFFYILLSSGIFGLALFLLYLFKILRIALKSGNFLFKVFLFNVVMIWFIEDYLYRHYGILYFNLLLICFIRYSENQSIETKTEPKKTLV; encoded by the coding sequence GTGAACTTCAAAACATTGCTCCTTACTATTCCTTTTTGGATTATTTTTTGTAATATTTTTTTTTCCAGTGACTATAATATCAGCATTAAACATATACAGCATGCTCTTTTCTTTGTAATCATTCCCATTTTCTTTTCATTAATTCCACCCCAATTTTTTAATAAAAAGTATTTAGATCGATACCTGTTTATTTTAAAAATAACTTGTTTGGTAATTGCAATTACCTACTTATTTTCTTTTTTTTATAATAATTCCATCGAAGAATTTTTCATTGTCTTTCAGCATATTTCTAGCTTTAGAACTTATGTTTATTATCAATTTGACCTCTTTGTAATACATCCCACTTATTATACCACTCTTCTTGTTTTTGGAGCAGCTCATTCGTTTGATTTGGTTCTGAAGCAAAAAAAATACAATGAATTGGTATTCGTGATTAGCTTTATAATTATTTCTTTTCTCTTGTTGACGAGGCTTAATATACTATTACTCATGACAACCTTGATTTTGATGGTTTTTTTAAGAAGCAAACTGAAGTTGCAACAAAGAATTGTTTTATCCTTGAGTATTGTTGGTTTAATTGCTACACTTGCCCTGCTAACTCCGGGAATTAAACATCGTTTTTTTGAACTTGTGCAGAGTTTTAATGTGAAGCCTAAGGATGTTTCTTATGATTCTACCAATATTCGAAGAGCCATTTTTGACTGCTCTGTAGCCATTTCGAAAGAACATTTTTTGTTTGGTGTCGGTTTTGAAAATCTTCAAGCCGAACTAAATGCTTGTTACCACTCAAACTATGACTCCAGTTTTTATGAGAATCATAACTACATGACGCATAATTATTTCTTTTACATTTTGTTGTCTAGCGGTATATTTGGTCTTGCTTTATTTTTGCTTTATCTATTCAAGATTCTAAGAATTGCTTTAAAATCGGGCAATTTCTTATTCAAAGTGTTCCTTTTCAATGTGGTCATGATTTGGTTTATTGAAGACTATTTATACCGTCATTACGGTATTTTATACTTCAATTTACTCTTAATTTGTTTTATACGATATTCAGAAAATCAATCAATTGAAACCAAAACCGAACCTAAAAAAACTTTAGTTTAA
- a CDS encoding glycosyltransferase has translation MKKIYQIAESVTLESGGVRTVLENLNNYLNAGENFSSYILANQIEVNDLHYHLPSDKFKFWGYSSELKRFLTDNIKTDNLVHLHGVFMHAQYASSKFAKKNNMPYIITPHGMLEPWHLKDKQLKKKIYLTLLLNSILSNAKIIHTITPFEKDNLYKLTGHKNIIEIPNFIKYSDLPKLPDYNPSEEYLLFLSRLHPKKGLDILIESMGRIQNKKIKLKIVGTENSYSDTLKKVIARSGLENRIEFLGGVFGDKKFELFANAKAFVAPSYSEAIGMVNLEAAACKTPVITTFETGISSKWNSNGGLMINPKVEELTQAINAVTSWSDAERFSRGENLSNFVLMNYSWEKRGVLWDELYSSL, from the coding sequence GTGAAAAAAATTTATCAAATTGCAGAAAGTGTTACCCTTGAAAGCGGCGGTGTCAGAACAGTATTGGAAAACTTAAATAATTATCTTAATGCCGGCGAAAATTTTTCTTCTTATATTTTGGCAAATCAAATAGAGGTTAATGATCTCCATTATCATTTGCCCTCCGATAAATTTAAGTTTTGGGGCTATTCCTCAGAATTAAAAAGATTTCTCACAGATAATATTAAAACGGACAATCTTGTCCATTTGCATGGAGTATTCATGCATGCACAATATGCGTCGAGTAAATTTGCCAAAAAAAACAATATGCCCTATATCATTACTCCTCATGGAATGTTAGAGCCTTGGCATCTAAAAGACAAGCAACTCAAAAAAAAGATTTATTTGACACTTCTCCTTAATTCTATTTTATCCAATGCCAAAATTATCCATACCATTACCCCTTTTGAAAAAGACAATCTGTACAAACTTACAGGGCATAAAAATATAATTGAAATTCCAAATTTTATAAAATATTCTGACTTACCTAAATTACCTGATTATAATCCAAGTGAAGAATACCTACTGTTTCTAAGTAGATTACATCCCAAAAAAGGATTAGATATTTTAATTGAATCAATGGGTAGAATTCAGAATAAAAAAATAAAACTCAAAATTGTTGGCACTGAAAATAGTTATTCTGACACTTTAAAAAAAGTAATTGCGAGGTCCGGATTAGAAAACCGAATTGAATTTTTAGGCGGTGTTTTTGGCGATAAAAAATTCGAACTTTTTGCTAATGCCAAAGCATTTGTAGCGCCTTCGTATTCAGAAGCTATTGGAATGGTAAATTTGGAAGCTGCCGCTTGTAAAACCCCTGTAATTACTACATTTGAAACGGGTATAAGCTCAAAGTGGAATTCTAATGGCGGTTTAATGATTAACCCCAAAGTAGAAGAATTAACACAAGCCATTAACGCTGTAACAAGTTGGTCTGATGCAGAGAGGTTTTCTCGTGGTGAGAATCTTTCAAATTTTGTATTAATGAATTACAGTTGGGAGAAAAGAGGTGTTTTGTGGGACGAACTCTATTCCTCTTTATAA
- a CDS encoding O-antigen ligase family protein, whose amino-acid sequence MLSQIIGIGIVGTYYYSFTKLYEPIEIIKVYVKMSLYVAIIGYLFYFLGFNYADGRLNSILKEPAHYVIVVIPACYYYFKVKKYFEFLIIFGTIILSNSSLGYVGCGLLLIIPNLTLRRVKYLASLIPIVCIAFYFAYNELPFFKMRVDDTYNSLNVINTGKFKEDTNLSSYVLISNLFIAKKNVTDHPLGSGIGSHHYMHTKRYLKEMRPPKYLRTQGRHVDNSFDANSLFTRLVSEFGIIGFFLVLYALWKGVKCYQSDNLFLAQGIFIYFLLKLFRDGHYFPPELFFFIWLFYFSLKRLKTQNLELHQ is encoded by the coding sequence ATGCTTTCTCAAATAATAGGAATTGGCATAGTTGGAACTTATTATTATAGTTTCACAAAACTATATGAGCCTATTGAAATCATCAAAGTTTATGTAAAGATGAGCTTATATGTGGCCATAATAGGATATCTTTTTTATTTCCTAGGATTCAATTATGCAGATGGAAGGTTAAATAGTATTTTAAAAGAGCCGGCTCATTATGTTATTGTCGTAATTCCGGCCTGTTATTATTATTTTAAGGTCAAAAAATACTTTGAATTTCTAATAATTTTTGGAACCATAATTTTATCTAACTCTTCTCTTGGCTATGTAGGTTGTGGTCTATTGTTAATAATTCCCAATCTAACACTCAGAAGGGTTAAATATTTAGCCAGCTTAATTCCTATTGTCTGCATTGCCTTTTATTTTGCCTATAATGAATTGCCGTTTTTTAAAATGAGAGTTGATGACACCTACAACTCTTTGAATGTAATTAATACAGGAAAATTTAAGGAGGACACTAATTTGAGTTCTTATGTTTTGATTAGCAACCTTTTTATTGCCAAAAAAAATGTAACCGACCATCCTTTAGGCAGTGGTATTGGAAGCCATCACTATATGCATACCAAAAGGTATTTGAAAGAAATGAGACCTCCAAAATATTTAAGAACTCAAGGAAGGCATGTTGACAATTCCTTTGATGCAAATTCACTATTTACCAGATTAGTTTCTGAATTTGGTATTATTGGGTTCTTCCTTGTTTTATATGCCCTTTGGAAAGGAGTCAAATGCTACCAATCTGACAATCTGTTTCTGGCCCAAGGAATTTTTATTTATTTTCTGTTAAAATTATTTCGAGATGGCCATTATTTTCCGCCGGAATTATTCTTTTTTATTTGGTTATTTTACTTTTCCCTCAAAAGACTTAAAACTCAAAATCTAGAATTACATCAGTAA
- a CDS encoding glycosyltransferase family 2 protein, producing MTHQLSIIIPTFNECKTIHLILDKLQKVKLLEDFQKEIIIVNDCSDDNTEEVVLAYIKKNPLLNIQYFKHPVNMGKGAALHTGIQKATGEYLIVQDADLEYDPEEFNLLLKPLLSGHADVVFGSRFMGGKPHRVMFFWHTVGNKFLTLLSNLFTDLNLTDMETCYKMFKTQIIKGLSLREKRFGFEPEVTAKISRIPNIRIYEVGISYYGRTYDEGKKIGWKDGFRAIYCILKYGLLKL from the coding sequence ATGACACATCAACTATCAATCATCATTCCTACTTTTAACGAATGTAAAACCATTCATTTAATTTTAGACAAACTTCAAAAGGTAAAATTACTCGAGGACTTTCAAAAAGAAATTATCATAGTTAATGACTGCTCAGACGATAATACCGAAGAAGTAGTTTTGGCTTATATAAAAAAGAATCCTCTCCTTAACATTCAATATTTCAAACACCCCGTAAACATGGGCAAAGGAGCTGCGCTTCATACCGGAATTCAGAAAGCTACCGGTGAATATTTGATTGTGCAGGATGCTGATTTGGAGTATGATCCTGAGGAGTTTAATTTACTTTTAAAACCATTACTTTCCGGTCATGCTGATGTGGTTTTTGGTTCTCGTTTTATGGGTGGCAAACCTCATCGGGTAATGTTTTTTTGGCACACCGTTGGAAATAAATTCCTGACACTATTATCAAACTTGTTTACCGACTTGAATTTAACAGACATGGAAACCTGTTATAAGATGTTTAAGACTCAAATAATTAAAGGCCTTTCCCTGAGAGAAAAAAGGTTTGGATTTGAACCTGAAGTCACTGCAAAAATTTCTAGAATTCCCAATATAAGGATTTATGAAGTGGGCATATCGTATTATGGCAGAACTTATGATGAAGGCAAAAAAATTGGGTGGAAAGATGGCTTCAGAGCAATATATTGCATTTTAAAATATGGATTGCTTAAATTGTAA